The nucleotide window TTGGATGCCCGCTGGCCCGCGGCGCACTTTTCCCCTTCTGGACCTTCCTGTCCGGCATATGCCCCAGCTTTCCTGCCTGCGCCACAGTGTTACCTGCGGCAGGTTACTCAATACTTGGCACCTGAATCGCTGGCCGGAAAACTTTCGTCTACCGTCTCGTCGGTTTCATCCCAGGTCTCGGGCCGGTCCGCCATGTCTTCCGGCCCGGCATTGCGCACCTGTACCGGTGACTCCTTGGGTCCAGGCTTGTGACCGTTGCGCAAGGCAGCGGCCTTGTCCGATTTATGCTTGTCGTCAACCATGACATTGTCTTCCTCTGAACTCGTACAACACGCGAAAAGCCTGCTGGTTGCAGGGGCATGGCATCTGCGTTCCGGCTCTGGTAAACAGCGCCTCATGAGCAAGACCCAAATCATGCCCCAGACGGCGCCCCGGCGCGTCTTCATCAAGACCTATGGCTGTCAGATGAATGTCTATGACAGCGACCGCATGGCCGATGCCCTGGCCCCGCACGGCTACATGCCGACCCAGGAGATTGCCGAGGCCGATCTGGTGCTGCTCAACACCTGCCATATTCGCGAAAAGGCCAGCGAAAAGGTCTTCTCCGAGCTTGGGCGTTTGAAGGAATTGCAGGGCGAAAAACGTGCCGCCGGCGGCGATATGATGATCGGCGTGGCCGGCTGCGTGGCCCAGGCCGAGGGCGAGGAAATTGCCCGCCGGGCGCCGGTGGTCGATCTGGTCTTTGGTCCCCAGGCTTATCACCGCCTGCCCGATATGCTGGAAAAGGCCCAAAGTCAGCGCCACCTGCATCCGGCGCTCAAAAAAGCGGTGATCGACACCGACTTCCCCGAGGAAGACAAATTTGCCTATCTCCCCGCGGCAAAAAAAGAGGCAACCATTGCCCGGGGCCTGACGGCCTTCCTGACCGTGCAGGAAGGCTGCGATAAATTCTGCTCCTTCTGCGTTGTGCCCTATACGCGTGGCGCTGAAGTCAGCCGCCCGGTGTCCCAGGTGCTCGACGAGGCGCGCCGTCTGGTCGATGCTGGCGTCAAGGAAATCACCCTGCTCGGTCAGAATGTGAACGCCTATCACGGCACCGATGCCAGGGGCCGCGATGTAGGCCTGGGCGAACTCTGCTTCCTTCTGGCCGAAATCGAGGGGCTCGAGCGTCTGCGCTACACCACTAGCCACCCCCGCGACATGGATGATGGTCTCATCGCCGCTCATCGCGACCTACCCTTGCTCATGCCCTATCTGCACCTGCCGGTGCAGTCCGGTTCGGACCGGATTCTGAAAGCCATGAACCGCAAGCACACCGCCGCCGAATATCTCGCCCTGATTGAAAAGATCAAAGCGGCGCGGCCCGACATGGCGCTTTCGGGCGATTTCATCGTCGGCTTCCCCGGCGAAACCGACCAGGATTTCGAGGATACGCTGACCATCATCCGCGAGACCGGTTATGCCTCGGCCTTCTCGTTCAAATATTCCCAGCGCCCTGGTACCCCCGGCGCCGCTTTGGGCGATCAGATTGCTGAAGAGGTCAAGACCGAACGGCTCTATCGTCTGCAGGAACTGGTCACCAGCCAGACCCAGGCCTTCAATGCCTCAATGGTCGGCAAGACGCTGCCGGTTCTGGTTGAACGCGTGGGCCGCATGCCGGGCCAGGTCGGCGGCCGCTCCCCCTATCTACAGGCCGTGCATCTCGACGGTGGCGCGGACCTGATCGGCGCCATCCATCAGGTCGAAATCATCGGCGTCAGCACCAATTCGCTCGAAGGGCGGTTGAAGCGGGCCGTGGCGGCCTGAGGCGTCAAGACCGATGCGCGAACCGGATCGGCCATTTCCGGTGGTGGCCGGACCTTTGCAGCCATTCGAGCCTAGCCCTCATGGCCTTGCCGCCTCAAATCGGTCCACCGGAGCGATTCCGCCGCCTTGCGGACGGGCTGGAGCGTCACAATATTGCTACAGACAACGAACCCAAATCAGCCTAGCCTCGTTATTGTCCGGGCGCTGCACCCTGCGGCGCCCCTTTCGGGAGCCGAGAAAGTTTGAGCAGGCACTTGCCACCCACAGCCGATAACGCCCTCGCATCGCAACTCGAACTCGCCTTTGAAGACAATCGCCTGGCTGCCCAGCTCTATGGCGATTTCGACCAGAACCTCGCCCTCATCGAACAGCGCCTTGCCGTCAGCGCCACGCCGCGCGGCAATCATGTGCTTTTGAAAGGCGCGGCATCCAAGGTCGATCAGGCGCGCCGGGTGCTCGAATCGCTCTATGCCGGCCTCGAAGAGGGTCGCACCATGGACATTGCGGATGTCGATGCGGTGATCCGCATGATCGAGACCGAGGACAGCCAATTGACGCTGCCCACGCTCGAGCGCAAGGGCAAGGTCCGCATGGCCCAGATCGCCACGCGCAAATCCACCATCGTTGCCCGCACCCCTGCGCAGGACGCCTATATGCGCGCCATGGAGCGCAGCGAGCTCGTCTTCGGCACTGGCCCGGCTGGTACCGGCAAGACCTATCTGGCGGTGGCACATGCCGCATCCCTGCTCGAACGGGGCGATATCAATCGCATCATTCTCTCCCGCCCGGCCGTGGAAGCCGGCGAGCGCCTGGGCTTTCTGCCCGGCGACATGAAGGAAAAGGTCGACCCCTATCTGCGCCCGCTTTATGACGCGCTTTATGACATGATGAAGCCCGAAAATGTCGAGCGCTGCATCACATCCGGGATTATCGAGGTCGCCCCGCTCGCCTTCATGCGCGGCCGGACCCTCTCCAATGCCGTGGTCATTCTCGACGAAGCGCAGAACACCACATCGATGCAGATGAAGATGTTCCTGACCCGCCTGGGCGAGAATTCCAAGATGATCGTCACCGGCGACCCTACCCAGGTCGACCTGCCGCGCGGCGAAAAGTCGGGCCTGGTCGAGGCGGTCAAGCTGCTCGACGGCGTCGAGGGCGTCCATATTTCGCGCTTCGGGGACAAGGACGTGGTGCGCCACGCGCTTGTGGGCCGCATCGTTCGGGCCTATGAGCAGGACACCGCGCGCCGCATCGCCGAAAAAGACGGGGACAGGGAAGGCTTGGCGCGGACATTGGGCACCATGCCCCGGAGTTGAACCCCAAGCCGATGCCATCGTCGCCGCCCCTGGAAATCGCCGTCATCCGCAATGCGGAGGGCTGGCCCGCCCATTTCGATGCCCTTGCCGAAAAAGCGGTGCTGGCCGCCCTGGCCGGCGCCAAGGCCCGGATCAAGGGAGCCGCCGAAATTTCGGTGCTCCTCACCGATGATGAGGAGCAGCGCGAACTCAATGCGCAATGGCGCGGAAAAGACAGCGCCACCAATGTGCTGAGCTTTCCTCAGATCGAGCCTTTCGGCCCGGTCATCGGCCTTTTGGGGGATATTACCCTGGCCCGCGAAACGCTCGAGCGTGAGGCCGCCGATCTGGACAAAAGCCTCGATGACCATTTCACCCATCTTATGGTGCATGGATTTCTGCACATTTTAGGGTATGATCACATTGATGAGGCCGAGGCCCTTCAAATGGAGGGGCTGGAAACCCAGATATTGGCAGGGTTGGGGATCGATGATCCCTATGCCGATTGAATTTGCCAGGGAGCCCGCCGGATTTGCAGGGCGTTTCCGGTCTCATTAGGATAGTCAACCAGCCGCCTCACGCGGCACGAGATGAATGAACGATAGCGACAGTAGGGCCCCACGGGTGGCCGAAAACCCCGAGCCTCCCTCTAGTCCCGCCTCCGCGCAAACGCGGGGGCCGAGCCTGTGGAACCGCATCCGCAGCCTGATGGCGCGGACCACGGTGTCCTTGCGCGACGACCTGCAGGTCGCGCTCGAAGAAAGCAATAGCCCGGAAACCGCCGACTTTTCCGAAAGCGAGCGGCTCATCCTGCAAAATGTCCTGAAACTCTCCAAGGTGTCGATCGACGACGTCATGGTCGAGCGTTCCGATATTCAGGCCGTGCCATCCGACATCAATCTGGGCACGCTTCTGGCCCGCTTCCGCCAGGTCGGGCATTCGCGCCTGCCGGTCTATGAGGATGGGCTCGACAATATTGTGGGCTTCATCCACATCAAGGACGCGCTGCAAAAGATCACCGAGCCGGTGACCGACCCCGAAAAGGAAGTGCCGGTCAAACTGCTCTCCACCGCGCTGCGGCAAAAGATCGGCAGATTGGGCATTCTGCGCAAGGCCATGTTCGTGCCCACCTTCATGCCAGCGGCGGACCTCCTGCAATCCATGCGTGCCAGCCGCACCCATATGGCCATCGTGGTCGATGAATATGGCGGTACCGATGGTCTAGTGACCATCGAGGACCTGCTTGAGGCCGTAGTTGGCGAGATCGAGGACGAACATGACGTCACCGAGGCCGCGCTGATCCGCAAGGTTGGCGAAAACACCTATGTCGCCAATGCCCGTGCCGAGCTCGAAGACGTGCAGGCCCTGATCGGCCCCGACTTCGACCCCGGCGACCATGCCGAGGATGTCGATACTATTGGTGGTCTCGTCTTCGACCTGGCCGGTCACGTGCCCAAGCGCGGCGAGCGCGTCAATGGGCTTGATGGCTTCGAATTTGAGGTGCTGGCCGCCGATAGCCGCCGCATCAAGCGGCTGCGCATCCACCGCAAGCGCGATCAGATCGTCGCCGTCGAACCTCTGGCCATCACCGATCAGCGTGCCGTACTGGAAAAGCAGGCGGCGGAGTAAGGTACACCAGGCTCACTCCACCCTCTGTCCCTCCCCCTCAAGGGGAGGGATGCGCAGGTTATTGAAGCCGGTGTTCATCGTCTCCCTCCCCTCGAGGGGGAGGGATTAAGGGTGGGGTGACTATTGAGCCCTACCGGCTCGCCCACTCCAACAAACTCGCCAGGCTCACAAAGGGCACCCCGGCCCGTTCGCTCAGCCCCGAGGCACAGGTCGAAACCGTCGACACACCCAGCTCGCAGCCCTGGGGAATGTCATTGCCCACCCGCCGCGTCGCATGCTCATTGAGCTCGGGCAGGAACAGGCCTTTATCCCCGGCATAACCGCAACAGGTGATGGACGAGAGCACGGCCACCGTGTCGGCACAGGCCGCCGCGACCTTTTCCGTCATCGGCTGTTCGAATAGGCGTTGCGCCGAGCAATTGTGATGCACGGCAAGGCTTTTGAGCCGCTGGGTGATGGTGAGCCTTGGAAGTATATGATCGGCCAGGAATTGCGCTGAATCCACCACCGGCGCATCCCCCGGAAATTCCTTCAAATGCTTGGCGCAGGTCGAGGCGTCGGTCACAACATTCAGCCTGCCCGCATCTGAAAGCCTGGAGAGCTCTGCCTTGAGCGCCCCGCCCACCGCCGCTGCCTGTTCCGGAAACCCCTTGGACTGGAATGGCTGGCCGCAGCATTGGCCATTGAGGTGTTCGGGCACGATGACGTCGTAACCGGCCCGCTCCAGGAGAGCGATCATCGCCGCTGGCGTATCGAGCAGACCGTGATCCGTTTTGGGCGCCCCGAACATGCGGCTCGGGCAGGCCGGGAAATAGACAATGGCCGGCCGGCCGGTCTGCGCGATCGGCACGGGAAAGCCGCTTTTGCGCGGGTCCTGCCGGTTGTCGCGGGCTTTGGGTGCACCTGGCCCATGACGTAGCGCTCGTGACACCCGCGGAATCCCGCCGCCGGTGAGACGTCGTGCCCCATCGGTGATCGCCTCCACAGCCGGCGCCGGCACTATGGTCCGGGCCGCGTCGGCCACGGCAACCCCGCCGCGCATCATGGTTTCCACAGCGCCGCGATGATCGGCGGCAAACCGGGCCATGGAATGGGCCATGCCGCCACGCCGCCGCGCCCGCTCGCCCATGATCATCGTGCCCGTCTCAATGCCCACAGGGCAACGGAGGGAACACAGATTGCACGCCGCGCAGGTATCCATGCCGGCATATTGGAAATCGGCCTCGAAGCGGGCCAGCCGCGTCGGATCTTCGCCGGTGGCGCGCAGCCGCGCTCGCTCGCGGGTCACGGCAATGCGCTGCCGCGGCGTCAGCGTCATGTGATGACTGGGGCAAGCCGGCTCACAAAAACCGCATTCGATACACAGGTCAATGAGCTCGTCCGCGAGCGGCATGACCTTGAGATTCTTGATATGCACCTTGGGGTCGTCATTGAGCAGCACGCCCGGATTGAGCAGCTTTTCCGGATCGAAGATCGCCTTGATGCGATGCATGATCCCATAGGCCTTGGCGCCCCATTCCGCCTCGACAAAGGCGGCGATGGCCCGGCCGGTGCCATGTTCGGCCTTGAGCGAACCGCCATAGCGCACCGAGACCAGCTCAGAAAGCTCGCGGTTGAATAGGTCGAACTTTTCGGCGGCACCCTCTTGGGCAAAATTGTCGCTCATCTGGAAATGCAGATTGCCCGCCAGCGCATGCCCGAAAATGATCGCGTCCTCATAGCCGTGCGCGTCCAGCAGATTGCGCATATCGACCACGAAATCGGCCAGTCTCTCGATCGGCGCGGCCACGTCCTCGGTCAGCATCGAGGTGCCCTTGGGCCGCGCTGCGCCGCCCGAGGTGAAGAACCCTTTGCGGATATCCCACAGGGCATGGCTGCGCGTCATATCGGTCGATAGGTCGATATGCGTCGCCCCATGCCGCCTGAGCAGGTCTTCGGCCTTGGCCACTTCGGCCAGCAATGTGGCTTCGTCCGGCGCCGTCACATCGATCAACACGGCAGGCGAGGTCTCGGTCAGCCAGGGCAGGAGCGGCGCCATGGGCGGCAAATGCTCGACCGTAGCCAGCGCCCGGCGTTCGATATATTCGGCGGCGGTAACCCCCGTCGTCACCTGCACACCGCCATTGGCCATTTCGATAATGGCGCGGCCGGCCGCCTCAGGGTCAGGAAAGGGAATAAGCCCCGTTGCCTTGAACGGATGTTCCGGCACCGTGTTGTAGGTCACCTCCGAGACAAAGCCGAGCGTGCCTTCCGAGCCCACCATGAGGTGAATGAGGATATCGAGCGGGTCGTGATAATCGACCAGCGCATTGAGCGAATAGCCTACCGTATTCTTGATCCGGTACTTGTGCCGAATGAGCGCAACCAGCTCCTCATCTGCCATGATCTCATGATGCAGGTGATGCAGCGCGTCGAGCATGCCGGCATGGCTGGCGCGAAAGGCGTTGCAACTCTCCGCATCGCCAGAATCGAGCATCGTGCCATCGGTTAGGACGATCCGCAGCCGCGCCATGGTGTGATAGGTGTTCTGCGCCACCCCGCAGCACATGCCCGATGAATTATTGTTGACCACCCCGCCAATCTTGCAAGTGGCCTGGCTGGCCGGATCGGGGCCGATCTTCCTGTCGAAGGGTTTGAGCGCGCGATTGGCCTCCGCCACGATGATCGCCGGCCCCAGCGTCACTTGGTCGGCTCCCGGATGAATATCGAGCCTGCGCCAGCCATCGCCCAGAACGGCCAATACGCCGTCCGTCACCGCCTGGCCCGAAAGCGACGTGCCCGCGGCGCGAAAGGTCACCGGCAGGCCCTCGGCCCGGGCCGCCTGGAACACGGCGCGCACATCGTCCTCACAATTGACGAACACCACCACGGCCGGAATGAGACGATAGGAACTGGCATCACCCGACCAGGCATAGGTCATGAGCGGATCGGTGTGGATGGCGCCTTGTACCCGACCTTTGAGACGGGCGGCAACGCGTTCACCGGCGGCGGCGCGTTCAGGATCTGGGGCGTGGGGCTGAAGGGAAAAAGCGGGGTCTTGCTGCATGCATCCTAACTAACATGTTAGCGCCGATTGGTGGAGAGAATTTTGCGTCCATTCTCGGATAGTCGCCTGTCAGCGCCGGCACGTCCGCCTATTTGGCCGGCTTCCAGGCCGGCAATACGGCATGACAGGCGGCCGTGATGCGGCGGATCAGCTCCTCCACGCGGTCTTCTCCGCGCCTTTCCTTGAGCACATATATGCCGGTGACGGCGCGGCGGGGTTCGTCGCGCTGCTGGACCTCGAACAGGCCGCGCCGGGCGAAGTCGTCGCGCATCACATGGGTGTGCACCAGCACCGCATCGGTGGCCAGCGCATAGTCCACACAGGCGGCCAGCGAATTGGTGCGAAAGGCAACGCTGGTGCGGTCAAAGACCGTCTCGACCCGCGTCCGCCGTCGGGCCGGATCGAAAAACCGCTCGTGCCGACTCTCGGCCAATGAACTGATGACGATAGGATAGAGGTCGATTTCGCTCAGGCTCTGTTTGCGCGCCAGCAGCGGGTGCCCTTCGCGCACGAAAAAGCCGTTGTAAATTCGGGTCAGGGGCACGAAATCGGTGCCGATCGCCCCGCTCAAGCCCTCGATTTCATGCGCCAGGAACATGGAAATATCGCCCGAGAGCATCTGGTCCATCAGGCGAAGCTGATTGCCCAGGCTGATCTGCACCGGCGCCTTGGGGAATTCGCGCTGATAGGCGATCACCATATCGCGCAGGAACATGGTCCACCACGAATAGCCCGAACCGATCGAAAGCCCGCGTTCGGCACCGCGCTTCTGGTCGGCAATGGCATTGAGCGTATTGTCATAAAGCCGCTGCATCAGCCGGGCATTTTCGTAAAGCGTCTCCCCGTAGCGCGTCAGCTGCATGCCGCGCGAGGAGCGGTCGAACAATTGCGCCCCCACCGTTTCCTCGAGCTTGTTCATGTTAAAGCTCAACGTGGGCTGGGTGATGAACAGGGCCGTCGCCGCACCGCTGAGCGACCCAGCATCGGCCACCGCTAGAAATTGCGTCAGCAGCTTATCCATCGGCACCCCTCCTCAAGCAGCGTCTCGCTATAGATATTTTCTATATTGTCACCGGAATTTCGTAATTTTCCAATTGGTTTTTTTGCGCCAGTCTTTGCGCTTGAGAGGAGACGGCAATGGCCCGTATGGGCTTCCATACAAGATATTGCCGCCGCAGCGCCTTATATGGTAAGGGCGTAACTGGCTGGTTATTTTGTGATCGGAATTTTGCCATTTGCTCAATCAAAGCCGAGACTGCTAATGGTAGAAACCATCAGCACTGGGCTCACTGGAGTAACCAGTTGGTGAGTTAGCGACGGGGAGGTCGCTGTCCACCTGTCCATTCCGCCAAGCGGAACGGCAACTGTTCATGGGAGGAAAGACATGACAATTCGTATTGGACGCCGTCAGTTCCTGATGGGTTCTTCGGCTCTTCTGGCTGCAGGTGCAGCCGGCGTCAGCCCGGCCTGGGCCCAAAGCACCCTGCGCCAGTTCTTCTGGGGCGGTCAGGCACGCGCGGACCGCACCTATGCGGTCAACGACCTGTTCACCGCCGCCACTGGGACGCCGATGGATTCGAGCTTCCTGGGCTGGGGCGATTACTGGCCCAAGCTGGCCACCGAAACCGCCGGCGGCAATGCCCCCGATATCGTCCAGATGGATTACCGCTATATCGTCGAATACGCCAAGCGCAACGCCATCGCCCCGCTCGACGACTATGTCGGTGGTGCCCTCAAGCTGGACGGTTTCGACCAGGACCAGCTCGAAGGCGGCAAGGTCGATGGCGCGCTCTACGGCATCTCGCTGGGCGCCAATTCGGTGGCACAGCTGGTCAATCTGGCGGCCTTCGAAGAGGCGGGCATCGAGCCGCCCAACCGCGACACCACCTATGACGACATTCGCGCCATGGGCGAAGCCTTCAACTCGGCCAATGTCCGCGGCGGCATCAAGGTCATTGCCGATGGCTCGGGTTCCGAACCCATGCTCGACAACTGGCTGCGCCAGAAGGGCTTGGCCCTCTACACCGCCGACGGCAAGCTGGGCTTTGGCGCCGACGAGGCCATCGAATGGTTCACGCTCTGGAAGGGCTTCCGCGACGACGGCATCTGCGTGGATGCCGAAACCCAGGCACTCGACACCAATGGGCCGCTTGAGACCACCATGGTGGTGCTGGGCAAGGCGGCCATGATGCCGTCCAACTCCAACCAGTTGGTTGCCTACCAGACCCTGATGACCGATCCGCTCACCATCACCAATTATCCGCGCATTGCGCCGGGCGTGGGTGGCGGGCACTACCGCAAGCCCTCCATGTTCTTCTCGGTCGGCGGTTCGTCGGGCAATAAGGAACTGGCCGCCGAATATCTCAGCTTCTTCGTCAACGATCTCGAAGCGGCCAAAGTGCTCGGCGTCGAGCGCGGCATTCCCTGCGTCTCTTCGGTCCGCGAGGCGATTGCGCCTGACCTGAATGACCAGGATCAAATTGCGCTCAACTTCGTGGCCAATCTGGGCGACCTGCTCGGCCCTCTGCCGCCGCCGCCGCCGCCGCTGCCGCGGGCGAGATCGACGCCTCGCTGCTGCGCGTGCTCAGCCAGGAAGTGGCCTTTGGCGCCCGCTCGCCGGAAGATGCCGGCCAGTACTTCGTGACCGAAGCTGCCGCCATCCTCGAGCGCGCTGCCTGATCGGGACGAAACCATGGCCACGCAAGTCGATACGTCCTCCAATGGTACCGGCCGCGTGGCCAGTCCAAGCTTCTGGTCCGGGGTGTGGCAAAACCATGCCCCGGGCTACCTCTTCCTTCTGCCCTGGCTGATCGGCTTTCTCGGCCTGACCATCGGGCCGATCCTCACCTCGCTCTATCTCAGCTTCACCGATTTCGACCTGCTCACCGCGCCCGATTGGGTGGGTACCGACAATTATGTCCGCATGTTCACCAATGACCCGAAATTTGCCGCCTCCATGCGGGTCACCTTCGTCTTCGTGATTTTTTCGGTGCCGCTCAAGCTCGCCTTCGCCCTCGGCGTGGCGCTGCTGCTCAATCGCGGCATGAAAGGCCTGCCGCTTTACCGCGCCCTGTTCTACCTGCCCAGCCTGCTCGGCGCCTCGGTGGCCATTGCCATTCTCTGGCGCCAGATTTTCGCCGGCAATGGGCTGGTCAATCAGTTCCTCGCCAATTTCGGCATCCAGGGCCCAAGCTGGATTTCCAATCCCAATTATTCGCTCTGGACCCTGATTATCCTCGCCATCTGGCAGTTCGGCTCGCCCATGATCATCTTCCTCGCCGGTCTCAGGCAGATCCCCCAGGACATGTACGAGGCGGCGAGCCTGGACGGCGCCGGCAAGTGGCGTCAGTTCTGGAAAATCACCCTGCCCATGCTGACCCCGGTGGTGTTCTTCAACGCCATCATTCAGACCATCGAAGCCTTCAAGAGCTTCACTCCGTCCTTCATCATCTCGGCGGGCACGGGCGGGCCGATCAACTCGACCCTGTTCTATACCCTCAATCTCTATAACGAGGCCTTCGGCTTCTTCCGCATGGGCTATGCCTCGGCGCTGGCCTGGGTGCTCTTGGCCATTGTCGCCCTCTTTACCGCCTTCTCGTTCCTGACGTCGAAATATTGGGTGCATTATGACGACTGATGCAGAACGCCTCACCGTCGTGACCGCGACCTCGCCAGGGCGCCGCCGCCTGTTCTCGATCCTGGCGCATGTTTTGCTGATCGGCGTCTCGATCATCATGCTCTATCCGCTGCTCTGGCTGCTGGCGGCGTCCTTCCGTCCGGAAAACGAGATCTTTACCTCGGGCGTCTCGATCATGCCCTCGGTCAATTGGAGCTTTGACTCCTATTTCAGGGGCTGGAATGGCCTGAGGATCGGCTTCGGCCAGCTCTTCATCAATTCCTTCGTCATCTCGGCCCTCTCGGTGATCGGCAATCTGATCGCCTGTTCATTGGCGGCCTATGCCTTCGCCCGGCTCGAATTTGCCGGCCGGCGCTTCTGGTTCGCCATGATGCTGATGACGCTGATGCTGCCCTATCAGGTGACGCTCATTCCCCAATATGTGCTGTTCCTGAACCTGGGCTGGGTCAACACCATCCTGCCCCTGGTCGTGCCCAAATTCCTGGCTGCCGATGCCTTCTTCATTTTCCTCATGGTGCAGTTCTTCCGCGGCATTCCGCGCGAACTGGACGAAGCCGCGCGCATGGATGGGGCCGGCCCCTGGC belongs to Devosia sp. XK-2 and includes:
- a CDS encoding carbohydrate ABC transporter permease, with translation MTTDAERLTVVTATSPGRRRLFSILAHVLLIGVSIIMLYPLLWLLAASFRPENEIFTSGVSIMPSVNWSFDSYFRGWNGLRIGFGQLFINSFVISALSVIGNLIACSLAAYAFARLEFAGRRFWFAMMLMTLMLPYQVTLIPQYVLFLNLGWVNTILPLVVPKFLAADAFFIFLMVQFFRGIPRELDEAARMDGAGPWRIYWKIMLPLSTPVLATAAIFTFIWTWDDFFGPLIYLSDLRQYTVMLGLRTFTDNTGMSDYGGMFAMSVLSLVPIFVFFLLFQRLLIEGIATTGMKR
- a CDS encoding PhoH family protein codes for the protein MPPTADNALASQLELAFEDNRLAAQLYGDFDQNLALIEQRLAVSATPRGNHVLLKGAASKVDQARRVLESLYAGLEEGRTMDIADVDAVIRMIETEDSQLTLPTLERKGKVRMAQIATRKSTIVARTPAQDAYMRAMERSELVFGTGPAGTGKTYLAVAHAASLLERGDINRIILSRPAVEAGERLGFLPGDMKEKVDPYLRPLYDALYDMMKPENVERCITSGIIEVAPLAFMRGRTLSNAVVILDEAQNTTSMQMKMFLTRLGENSKMIVTGDPTQVDLPRGEKSGLVEAVKLLDGVEGVHISRFGDKDVVRHALVGRIVRAYEQDTARRIAEKDGDREGLARTLGTMPRS
- a CDS encoding FAD-binding and (Fe-S)-binding domain-containing protein, which produces MQQDPAFSLQPHAPDPERAAAGERVAARLKGRVQGAIHTDPLMTYAWSGDASSYRLIPAVVVFVNCEDDVRAVFQAARAEGLPVTFRAAGTSLSGQAVTDGVLAVLGDGWRRLDIHPGADQVTLGPAIIVAEANRALKPFDRKIGPDPASQATCKIGGVVNNNSSGMCCGVAQNTYHTMARLRIVLTDGTMLDSGDAESCNAFRASHAGMLDALHHLHHEIMADEELVALIRHKYRIKNTVGYSLNALVDYHDPLDILIHLMVGSEGTLGFVSEVTYNTVPEHPFKATGLIPFPDPEAAGRAIIEMANGGVQVTTGVTAAEYIERRALATVEHLPPMAPLLPWLTETSPAVLIDVTAPDEATLLAEVAKAEDLLRRHGATHIDLSTDMTRSHALWDIRKGFFTSGGAARPKGTSMLTEDVAAPIERLADFVVDMRNLLDAHGYEDAIIFGHALAGNLHFQMSDNFAQEGAAEKFDLFNRELSELVSVRYGGSLKAEHGTGRAIAAFVEAEWGAKAYGIMHRIKAIFDPEKLLNPGVLLNDDPKVHIKNLKVMPLADELIDLCIECGFCEPACPSHHMTLTPRQRIAVTRERARLRATGEDPTRLARFEADFQYAGMDTCAACNLCSLRCPVGIETGTMIMGERARRRGGMAHSMARFAADHRGAVETMMRGGVAVADAARTIVPAPAVEAITDGARRLTGGGIPRVSRALRHGPGAPKARDNRQDPRKSGFPVPIAQTGRPAIVYFPACPSRMFGAPKTDHGLLDTPAAMIALLERAGYDVIVPEHLNGQCCGQPFQSKGFPEQAAAVGGALKAELSRLSDAGRLNVVTDASTCAKHLKEFPGDAPVVDSAQFLADHILPRLTITQRLKSLAVHHNCSAQRLFEQPMTEKVAAACADTVAVLSSITCCGYAGDKGLFLPELNEHATRRVGNDIPQGCELGVSTVSTCASGLSERAGVPFVSLASLLEWASR
- a CDS encoding LysR family transcriptional regulator codes for the protein MDKLLTQFLAVADAGSLSGAATALFITQPTLSFNMNKLEETVGAQLFDRSSRGMQLTRYGETLYENARLMQRLYDNTLNAIADQKRGAERGLSIGSGYSWWTMFLRDMVIAYQREFPKAPVQISLGNQLRLMDQMLSGDISMFLAHEIEGLSGAIGTDFVPLTRIYNGFFVREGHPLLARKQSLSEIDLYPIVISSLAESRHERFFDPARRRTRVETVFDRTSVAFRTNSLAACVDYALATDAVLVHTHVMRDDFARRGLFEVQQRDEPRRAVTGIYVLKERRGEDRVEELIRRITAACHAVLPAWKPAK
- the miaB gene encoding tRNA (N6-isopentenyl adenosine(37)-C2)-methylthiotransferase MiaB, which encodes MSKTQIMPQTAPRRVFIKTYGCQMNVYDSDRMADALAPHGYMPTQEIAEADLVLLNTCHIREKASEKVFSELGRLKELQGEKRAAGGDMMIGVAGCVAQAEGEEIARRAPVVDLVFGPQAYHRLPDMLEKAQSQRHLHPALKKAVIDTDFPEEDKFAYLPAAKKEATIARGLTAFLTVQEGCDKFCSFCVVPYTRGAEVSRPVSQVLDEARRLVDAGVKEITLLGQNVNAYHGTDARGRDVGLGELCFLLAEIEGLERLRYTTSHPRDMDDGLIAAHRDLPLLMPYLHLPVQSGSDRILKAMNRKHTAAEYLALIEKIKAARPDMALSGDFIVGFPGETDQDFEDTLTIIRETGYASAFSFKYSQRPGTPGAALGDQIAEEVKTERLYRLQELVTSQTQAFNASMVGKTLPVLVERVGRMPGQVGGRSPYLQAVHLDGGADLIGAIHQVEIIGVSTNSLEGRLKRAVAA
- a CDS encoding hemolysin family protein — its product is MARTTVSLRDDLQVALEESNSPETADFSESERLILQNVLKLSKVSIDDVMVERSDIQAVPSDINLGTLLARFRQVGHSRLPVYEDGLDNIVGFIHIKDALQKITEPVTDPEKEVPVKLLSTALRQKIGRLGILRKAMFVPTFMPAADLLQSMRASRTHMAIVVDEYGGTDGLVTIEDLLEAVVGEIEDEHDVTEAALIRKVGENTYVANARAELEDVQALIGPDFDPGDHAEDVDTIGGLVFDLAGHVPKRGERVNGLDGFEFEVLAADSRRIKRLRIHRKRDQIVAVEPLAITDQRAVLEKQAAE
- a CDS encoding sugar ABC transporter permease; this encodes MATQVDTSSNGTGRVASPSFWSGVWQNHAPGYLFLLPWLIGFLGLTIGPILTSLYLSFTDFDLLTAPDWVGTDNYVRMFTNDPKFAASMRVTFVFVIFSVPLKLAFALGVALLLNRGMKGLPLYRALFYLPSLLGASVAIAILWRQIFAGNGLVNQFLANFGIQGPSWISNPNYSLWTLIILAIWQFGSPMIIFLAGLRQIPQDMYEAASLDGAGKWRQFWKITLPMLTPVVFFNAIIQTIEAFKSFTPSFIISAGTGGPINSTLFYTLNLYNEAFGFFRMGYASALAWVLLAIVALFTAFSFLTSKYWVHYDD
- the ybeY gene encoding rRNA maturation RNase YbeY, translated to MPSSPPLEIAVIRNAEGWPAHFDALAEKAVLAALAGAKARIKGAAEISVLLTDDEEQRELNAQWRGKDSATNVLSFPQIEPFGPVIGLLGDITLARETLEREAADLDKSLDDHFTHLMVHGFLHILGYDHIDEAEALQMEGLETQILAGLGIDDPYAD